A region of the Enoplosus armatus isolate fEnoArm2 chromosome 8, fEnoArm2.hap1, whole genome shotgun sequence genome:
AGGCACTGGGGCTCAGGGCTGTGTGCTGAGTTCTGCTCTAATGACAGTGACTGCCCCAATGATGAGAAGTGCTGCCACAATGGATGTGGACATGAGTGCATTGCACCATACACAGGTTAGATATAAACAAAGTGGCAAAACCTCCCAAATACTCCTCAGAGTagcgtgtttgtgtgattaCGTTAAAGCATTTTGTAACTGagcatgttttgtctttgccaGTGAAGCGGGGCCGCTGTGCTCTGCCCCAGGGAACCCCCATGTGTGCCGAGTACTGCTACCATGATGGTCAGTGTCCAGGAGAGCAGAAGTGCTGCAGGACGACCTGCGGCCACGCCTGCAGCGAGCCCTGCTGATTGGACAGCCAGCCACTTGGTCGCGTGTGTGCCCTTGTTTGGTTTCTTTCATGCAAAAGAACACAGAAAATGCATTGAGAGATGAGAGATTTTTCTATCACGTTCACTTTTTACACACCTTTTCAACTCCATAGTAGCACACTTTGGTACAATGTTAGAGCACAAGTTTGATTCTTTGGGGGAGAAAGTTTTGCTCTCCTTAATATAGCTAAGAAGCTGTTTAATGTGCCTGCACTTTAAGTACATAAACAATCAGCTATTGTTTGGAAAAGCAAGAACTTTAGAATAAACCTGCTGTTATGTTATTATGACACAGTCAGGAGGAAAAtacctacagtatgtttgtaTTTCAACTTGATGAGTTTACAACTTAAGTAATCTTACTTTGACTTTTGGTCAAGTGACAGTATTTCTGTTGGAGTAGTAATACTGAATATTATAGTATATGCTAAACATTCTAAATGGATgaaaaatgtactgtacttatATATCTGGTCCTTGTtgatttgcatttctttgtatttcaaCCAATAAACATGTTTGCTGAACCTAGAAATGTATCACCTTGCTGGTTATAGGTCTCCAGTTTCACAGGTCTTTTTTTTATGGGCTTTTTAGGCGAGAACTtggctgaaaaaacaaatgatcaaatatgCCAAGAATGGAAAGTGCTTACTGGCAGAAAACAAGGCTATTTAAAGAGGTGGCCAAGAATGTCTGCTGCCCGAAGATTTCAACACTGCTGCACCGCAACCTCACGTCTGAAAACGCAGCTCCAATGGCTTTTTTTACACAGCCAGCcaaatttcattttgtaatttacaAAAGCGCGACTTAAAAAGTGCACTTGTAATCTAATCACCAACATATGTGCCGAATAAAGTGAAGGCTATGTCATTGAGAGTTGTGACAAGCCACTTGAAGATATCCATCGTTGAAGATATGAAAAACAGACCCTGAAGGCTGAGCCAGGCAGGGCTGTGTTCTCCGGCTGTGTGCAGCATCTACTTGCTCGGTGAGATAACATAGTTTGCAGCTGACCAGATATGAACATCACATATGTGGaatgcttctttttttgccCCCTTTGTTTTCGTTCCATGCTGTTGCCAAACGTGCTGGGGTGAGAATCGCTGACCGGCCAAATACAGAGAcgtctgtgtttgttctctgcGAGTCTGCCAGAAGTGGGGCCAAGTTTGTTTACACAAAAAATGTGGGCACTCAGTGAGAAGTAATAACAGCTCCGGTGCAGTTTAGAATGGTGTAACTTCTTTCACAGCAGGTCGtttgaataaaatgacagaaagataTTTGTCGGTTTATTGAAAAGGCAATATAGAAATTagatttaacacacaaacacacagtaccGCTTCAAACGCTCACATTCTGCGCACTTCTTCACAGCAAGTGAAACAGAATGGACGTCTAGGCAGACAGGCATAACGGAGGATACTGTTGTTCTTGGTAGAAAAAAgttcaaaaaacaaatgtatggtAGTTTTTCATGGTAGGGTGATGACAGACTTCTATTCGCcgtaaaacacactgaaacgGCATTGAACTGATGAGTGAATGAGTTAACAACGACAAACTAAAGGCAACAAATTATGAGGAGACCTGCAGACAACAACGagtgcaaaataaatgtttggtAAGAGGGCAGTTACCAAAGGACAAGTAGTTCCAGACAAGTAATGTTGCTCATCCTTGTGTCCAAcctacaaacaaataaaaaaatatatggtAATGAGGACATACTTCGGGATGTTCCATAGTTACACTTTGATGTCATGTTAATTTACGTTTGGACGTGGGAAACTCAGTATTTTAAAGTTATTTGATATCCTATATTAACTGAGGTTTGAGGAAATGTGACATTCCTGACAGACTGACTTTAAGGatcattttatttgatctttCCTCGCAGGGAGATGGGAATCAACAGGTCAGGAACGCAGTGCGAGAACAAAGGTGACCGTCCTTTCTCTAGCTGAGCTCTGAGACTTCATAATGCTGCGTAAAGCCGTCAGTCTGCGCTGTGTAGAAACATAATTTTACCAGCGTTTCCTCACAGGAACAAAATGCCTATTGTGGCTATATTATGATGTAGTGGAGTTGTGACTTCAAACATACacgaaacaaaaacaatcagtgCACAACTTTGGTTCCCTCTACTTGTTAAACAATATCAAAGCTCGTCCTTTCCATCCAAGTAGACAAATTGTTTACATTTCCTTGTCCTTAGCCGTCAGGAAATGATCCTGAATACATTTATGCTCAAAAAGAATTATTTGTCTTCttccatttgaaaacaaaaccttcCAGTTGACggttttaaaaacattcataacAGTGCTCGACTCAGTTCTTCCCTGAATATCACATGTTTACCAGTGGTTTCACCAAAAGGAAAACTTCCTTTCTAAAAGTAGAGCCAGTTGGCATTCGAGTCCAGCCTCAGAGTGGCGGCACGCCCCTCATCTTGCGGATGATGTTAGCTATCCGCTTGGCCAGTCCCGGGCTGGGTTCTTCTATCTGGAAACTCCGGGTCAGCAGGTTGTAGAGGGAGCCGTAGCCCACGGCCACCACAGTGCAGGTCAGGCAGATGACATTATAAGGCATGCTGAAGTCTGGAGTTGGCAGGTTGACCAGCAGAGGCTCTGTGTAGATGCGCACAAAGTAGCTGGACTCTTCTTTACAAGGAAAACTGCAGGGAGATGGAAATTTGATCATTCGGCTTCCCagacaaatgtgtttctctACAGGAAGTCGTGAATGCAACGACAGGAATTTTCATCAGAAAAGAAACAACTCTATACTTACAAGCTGCTGAAAAGTGGGCGTTCCCGAGTGCTGTTTGTATCCATGGCGACGATGCTGGGTACAAGAGAGCTGATTACTGAAGACCTAAATGTTGAAGAAACAGAGTTTAGTCATTTTGAAAGTCAGGAACAATAAATGCAAAGACAAAACCTGAAACAACACCTTTCACAGTTTTCCACCCGTTCTTACACTCCAATCATACAACGTCCACAACCTTTGAAGGGACATGAGAGGCAACATGTGTGCATCCATCATGTTTCAGCAACCTCTGGAAATAAGCAGTTAAGAAAACAACTCTACGTTCATACCCAACGTAGAATCCGTGGTTGGGATCAGGGGTGTATTCAGTCCACTTGAGCAGAGCCCTCTCAAACTCCACTGTGACCTCAGTGACGGAGTTGGGAGGAAGCTGGACCAGCATCTCCAAGAGGTGGGGCCTCACACGGTCCTTAGACGGCTGGTAGTGGATGTAGCCTGGTGGAAGACGAAAAACATGAGTGACCACTGATACACTATTTTAATGCTTATCCATAGAACTTAGTAGTTTTAGTAAGTTGTATATAGATTTGATATAATGTGACAATACTCCATAAATAATCATttcatataatgtatatataatgtttgAGAAAAACCAAGCACCAACTGAAGTAGGTAGaccaaaaaaaagcatcttcTACTGCAGCTTTCATGACAGAAAATATGACTCATGTTCTCCTCCTTCTGGTGGAAAGAAGCATCTGCATGGAATTACATGAAACAATGACTCCTGTAGGGAAACTGGGAACGTACAGTATATGTAACTCATGGAGCTAGTACAATAATTTATCTGTGTAGAGGTAACATTTTcataagcaaaaaaaatgaGTGGAAACAGTATGGAATGccataaacaataaaaacacattaatcaaTAAGTTTGCTGTTAGTAGTTCATTATTATTCTTTCCTACATATGTCAACTGTTATTTTCACAAGTACACAGAGGACTTCCACAGCAGCTCCACTTTCCATAAAACTTTGAATGCAAACAAAATGGAATCAGCCTCTTCTCgactttaaagcagcatttgtCACCATTAAAATACTTGCAAGACAATTACTTATCATGAAATTCTTTTTCCCCTTTAGTTgcagttaaaatgttaaaatcttggGCAGAACCAGCCATGCTTCTGTTCTCTACGGTCACAGCAATGCAAATTACCTTAGTGTGAGTGTAAATTTCTACTGAtgatcattttaacaaaaaTTCGGGGGGAAGTGAGAGttcttatatatataaaattattatatataattctgccgtgcatgtacagtacaggtaGTGTCTCCGACTAGCTTTCTTGGATCACATAACCAAGCACTGTTTAACAAAAGTAAAGTTAACAAATAGATTTAACACAAATTTTCACTGTTTACATAGAAATTTTACATTGTCTCATTTCACTAATAGTGAAAagtccctctctgctttctgacTCACTGGGCTTGTTGTCCTTTCCCTTGCTGGTGACGGTGAGGGTGTGGATGTAGAGACGAAGATACCAAGGCACagagtccagcagcagcacagggaaAGACCTGTAGGGGTGGTTGTTGTACATCAGCGTGTGAATCTCTCCTGTCTGCAGCCCGTAACCAGCCACATAACGCTCAGCGTGGAGCAGGGGACGCAGCATGTCACCTGCAGGCGGAGAATACGAGACAAGGAGGTTTGATGGTCGACCACATGGGAAACATCGCAGCAAAGACAAGAACTgtgacaataaaacacagttaatgTAGTGGAGCTGATGATGTATGATTGTACTTAAAGTTTCACCCTAATGTTTGACATATTAACAGGGGATTATGTAATCTAAGTCTTCTATTGACCTGAAATAGAAACAGTGTTGCTTTGGTATAAAACACAAAGATCTCGGGCACAAATAGTGTTTTCTTATTTGCCTTTTtggcttgaaaaaaaaattgtgtgtCACACATGTTGTTGTCACAGAGTGAGTATGAGACAAGAACgattattataataatgtcATGGGGCATTTCAAATTATGATTTCATaggcaaacacagaaaacactgagaacAGAAGAGCAGTAGTAACAAGATGTAACCAGGAGAGATATGACAAACAGACGCAGTCGACGACTGTATGTCCAGCCTCTTACACAAAGCTGTGCGTCACGCTCGGCT
Encoded here:
- the wfdc2 gene encoding WAP four-disulfide core domain protein 3 isoform X2, producing the protein MEKHWSAVCALILTLGAFVHFNIAFAAEARGNSTAKPGVCPRRHWGSGLCAEFCSNDSDCPNDEKCCHNGCGHECIAPYTVKRGRCALPQGTPMCAEYCYHDGQCPGEQKCCRTTCGHACSEPC